A section of the Spirosoma pollinicola genome encodes:
- a CDS encoding YWFCY domain-containing protein: MSQTEHDKDYRGILNTILYIGFAILLFHLYVFCHNVFTKLGIPLSILTNFIRSLNDLTHLFNNTWASKLAALAILILYCFGNKSKKDIGATWSEVYYLALAGLFFYFGNSLLLDMRQLNVDTVNILYTVTTFGGYLLLMKAGSKATSIIPITIGNDAFNEVNESFMQETELIENEYSINIPTLFTYKQKVHQGWINVVNAFRATMVLGTPGSGKSYAVVNNYIRQMIEKGFCLFIYDFKFPDLSRIAYFYLQKNKDVYQKLYGKIPQFYIINFDDPRRSHRCNPLLPELMTDIIDAQEASSAILLNLNKVWIQKSGEFFVESPISFLTACIWYLKRYNDRKVEEYLDTLSEEQRNEPRVTDHINYCTLPHVIEFACNQYDEIFPIMKAEPELDLVIEPFFSALKNDAKEQLEGQIASARIPLSRMASPTLYWVMTGNDFSLDINDPNDPKILCVGNNPDRQSVYGAALGLYASRLIKLINKKDRIKCGFIIDELPTVLLRGLDNLIATGRSNKVAVVLGLQDLSQLIRDYGREVANAIFTTIGNIFTGQVKGETAKNLSSSFGKNVQQRQSFNITDKETTTNLSTQMDSVIPESKLSNLSQGRFAGAIADNVDQEVKQKMFHAKIVISKTMEKELKQLPQIPPLPHYQQFSDQQIRLMVDNQYKQVKQDVRNIIAEQLGVIRTGPDSHLLRGLVTANPNYLMDSIQEPVNA; encoded by the coding sequence ATGAGCCAAACAGAACATGACAAAGACTACCGGGGGATCTTAAACACGATCCTCTACATTGGGTTTGCTATTCTTTTATTTCATCTCTACGTATTCTGCCACAATGTCTTTACTAAGCTGGGAATTCCGTTATCGATTTTAACCAATTTTATCCGCTCACTTAATGATCTAACGCATTTATTTAACAATACCTGGGCCAGTAAACTCGCTGCACTGGCTATACTGATTCTCTACTGTTTCGGTAATAAGTCTAAGAAAGACATTGGAGCTACCTGGAGTGAAGTCTATTACCTGGCCTTAGCTGGGTTGTTTTTTTACTTTGGCAATTCCCTCTTACTGGACATGCGACAACTAAACGTCGACACCGTCAATATTCTTTATACGGTGACTACGTTTGGGGGGTATCTGTTACTTATGAAAGCAGGTTCCAAAGCAACAAGCATCATACCTATTACCATTGGCAATGATGCATTCAATGAAGTTAATGAAAGTTTCATGCAGGAAACGGAGTTGATTGAGAATGAATATTCAATCAATATTCCTACCTTATTTACCTATAAACAGAAGGTTCATCAGGGGTGGATTAACGTCGTTAATGCTTTTCGGGCGACAATGGTGCTTGGCACGCCAGGGTCCGGGAAAAGCTATGCGGTGGTCAATAATTACATTCGCCAGATGATCGAGAAAGGATTCTGTTTATTTATCTATGACTTCAAGTTTCCAGACTTATCCAGAATAGCTTATTTCTATCTTCAGAAGAATAAAGACGTATACCAAAAACTGTACGGTAAAATACCACAGTTCTACATTATTAATTTTGACGATCCCCGACGGTCTCACCGCTGTAATCCGTTACTGCCTGAATTGATGACTGATATCATCGATGCCCAGGAAGCCAGTTCTGCCATCCTGTTAAATCTCAATAAAGTCTGGATACAAAAATCGGGTGAATTTTTTGTAGAATCCCCCATTAGCTTTCTGACAGCGTGTATCTGGTATCTAAAACGGTACAATGATCGCAAGGTTGAAGAATACCTGGACACACTATCCGAAGAACAGCGAAATGAGCCAAGAGTAACCGATCATATCAATTACTGTACGCTGCCGCATGTAATTGAATTTGCCTGCAATCAATATGATGAAATTTTTCCTATCATGAAGGCAGAGCCAGAACTTGATCTGGTCATCGAACCTTTTTTCAGTGCCTTAAAGAACGATGCCAAAGAACAGCTGGAAGGGCAGATTGCTTCGGCTCGTATCCCCCTTTCCCGAATGGCATCACCGACCTTATACTGGGTAATGACTGGGAACGATTTTTCACTGGATATCAATGACCCAAACGATCCAAAAATTTTATGCGTTGGCAATAACCCTGACCGACAATCGGTATATGGCGCAGCATTAGGCCTATATGCGTCTAGACTTATTAAGCTTATTAACAAAAAAGACCGTATCAAATGCGGCTTCATCATTGATGAATTGCCTACAGTCTTATTACGTGGGCTTGATAATTTGATAGCGACCGGTCGGAGTAACAAGGTAGCTGTTGTGCTAGGTCTTCAGGATTTGAGTCAATTGATCCGTGACTATGGAAGAGAGGTTGCCAATGCCATATTCACAACGATTGGTAATATTTTTACCGGTCAGGTAAAAGGAGAAACCGCTAAAAACCTAAGCAGCAGTTTTGGGAAAAATGTGCAACAGCGTCAAAGTTTTAATATCACTGATAAAGAAACAACAACCAATTTATCGACGCAAATGGATTCAGTGATACCTGAATCCAAACTCAGCAATCTATCACAAGGCCGTTTTGCTGGTGCCATAGCTGACAATGTAGATCAGGAAGTAAAACAGAAAATGTTCCACGCTAAGATTGTCATTAGTAAAACAATGGAAAAAGAACTGAAGCAGCTGCCCCAAATACCTCCGTTGCCACATTACCAACAGTTTTCAGATCAGCAAATACGCCTCATGGTGGACAACCAGTATAAGCAGGTGAAGCAAGATGTTCGAAACATCATAGCCGAGCAACTAGGGGTTATACGAACTGGACCTGATAGTCATTTATTACGGGGTTTGGTAACGGCCAATCCCAACTATCTTATGGACAGTATTCAGGAGCCGGTGAATGCCTGA
- a CDS encoding helix-turn-helix domain-containing protein produces the protein MKKKKDSEVVKWKSQFAKRFELIREASGMSQVEMADTIGMSQNLVYRSEKDCDISLNSFLLLFVHYMKNYKMNPEWFFAEDNSGFTPYEMESRKTKRVSSAVERRRNKIILDMFNMLQRDGLMPQAESNTTQE, from the coding sequence ATGAAAAAGAAAAAAGATTCGGAAGTTGTGAAATGGAAATCCCAATTTGCTAAGCGATTTGAACTGATTCGGGAAGCATCCGGAATGAGTCAGGTTGAGATGGCCGATACGATTGGCATGAGTCAAAATCTAGTTTATCGCTCTGAGAAAGATTGTGACATTTCGTTGAATTCATTTTTGCTCCTGTTCGTCCATTACATGAAAAATTATAAGATGAACCCGGAATGGTTCTTTGCCGAAGACAATTCCGGGTTTACTCCTTATGAGATGGAATCAAGAAAAACAAAACGAGTGTCCTCAGCCGTCGAGCGCAGGCGGAACAAAATCATTCTGGACATGTTCAACATGTTGCAACGTGATGGCCTTATGCCACAAGCTGAATCCAATACGACTCAGGAGTAA
- a CDS encoding toprim domain-containing protein — translation MADSTSISSRPLNREQVEQKKAADDELIRRYKSDINLATFAEDLGYAYDKKHSTRNVPVLDNPATGQTIIVRRNSASGEYFYTNPKDNYDKGNIINLASRHYNLDLSTRSGWDELHKKLSDRLGNVYFTKHEVIQPHRFKQLEQGSESLVKYFNLKPLTDTSYLENERKIDRATIEAPEFAGKILNKPFNDTKAGISGTNTVFPLENEKGIIAISTRNTDWNSMVGEKQDGIWVSNINPAVKPKEIVILESPINALSYHQLHPPKNEFDRVYIATCGNASATQPLTIQKLINKLQPEKLILSNDNDPAGIRHNINMMSKLHMPQQPVTGISVAIGSSKFRNTLYVEVKPELPTSPTPPVEQIKLRIGDVLNRRLHNEGDQATLSTITSRDDITQIRADFPNQRPLLIRAENLTKELRQSGASIEIKRSMNKDWNDDLKEKQARLLSQKQSAPTLNHQPVLVQPQRNQPGVPSLPTPVKPAIPKSITQPMPDRSAGEGSRRKTKLKP, via the coding sequence ATGGCTGATTCAACTAGCATCTCATCTAGACCCCTAAATCGCGAACAGGTAGAACAGAAAAAAGCGGCTGATGATGAATTAATTCGGCGCTATAAATCCGATATAAACCTGGCCACGTTTGCGGAGGATCTTGGTTATGCCTATGATAAAAAACACTCAACCCGCAATGTTCCAGTACTGGATAATCCAGCCACTGGGCAAACCATCATCGTTCGAAGAAACTCAGCATCGGGCGAGTACTTTTACACCAATCCTAAGGATAATTATGATAAGGGAAATATCATAAACCTGGCTAGCCGGCACTATAATCTTGATTTGAGTACTCGATCCGGCTGGGACGAGCTGCATAAAAAATTAAGTGACCGGCTGGGAAATGTGTATTTTACCAAACATGAAGTCATTCAACCCCACCGGTTCAAACAACTTGAACAGGGCAGCGAGTCGCTCGTAAAATATTTCAATCTAAAGCCTTTGACGGACACGTCCTATCTGGAAAATGAGCGTAAAATCGATAGAGCGACCATTGAGGCACCCGAGTTTGCGGGCAAAATTTTAAACAAACCATTCAATGATACCAAAGCGGGTATATCAGGAACCAATACGGTATTTCCCCTAGAAAACGAGAAGGGAATCATTGCCATCAGCACCCGGAACACCGACTGGAATAGTATGGTCGGCGAGAAACAGGATGGTATCTGGGTATCTAACATCAATCCGGCTGTAAAACCAAAAGAGATAGTTATTCTGGAAAGCCCGATCAATGCGCTTTCCTATCATCAGTTGCATCCGCCCAAAAATGAGTTTGACCGCGTTTATATTGCCACGTGTGGAAATGCATCCGCAACCCAACCGCTTACGATTCAAAAGTTAATTAATAAACTCCAGCCGGAAAAGCTTATTCTTAGTAATGATAATGACCCGGCGGGCATTCGTCATAACATTAATATGATGAGTAAGCTTCATATGCCGCAGCAACCGGTAACGGGAATCTCTGTGGCAATCGGGAGCAGTAAATTTCGAAATACGCTCTACGTTGAAGTGAAACCCGAATTGCCAACAAGCCCAACGCCACCAGTTGAGCAAATCAAACTGCGCATCGGGGACGTACTGAACCGTCGTTTACATAATGAAGGTGACCAGGCCACTTTGTCCACTATTACCAGCCGGGATGACATTACACAAATACGTGCTGATTTCCCCAATCAACGGCCACTGCTTATCCGCGCTGAAAACCTGACGAAAGAATTACGTCAGTCCGGAGCGTCAATCGAAATAAAACGCTCAATGAATAAAGACTGGAACGATGATTTAAAAGAAAAACAAGCCCGTTTACTGAGCCAGAAACAATCCGCCCCCACACTAAATCATCAACCCGTCCTAGTTCAGCCGCAACGAAACCAGCCAGGTGTACCCAGTTTACCCACTCCGGTTAAACCTGCAATACCCAAATCGATAACGCAGCCAATGCCCGATCGCTCAGCTGGTGAGGGTAGCCGACGGAAAACTAAACTTAAACCCTAG
- a CDS encoding DUF4099 domain-containing protein: MESTSTNNPDTQNRHYQLNSHDLKQFAAKGIVPAPVYKAYKENGRKLLPEHRTPLVNEIVSRYLKGNTSFSTPEFADILINDLDTKRLVESQYKNAQNSVPPVSTDLGQPGQPVKNEIDSGTKAQPTSEVISSQAPQREEVVQPSYQPIGFTVGATERADQLSDADSKYGQTVEFRFNPVSHETPLNQPGGSDTEALKVYEQIEATLYELLLPPEAEEIRQFLRNDGYLSNEEIFKALYDAGLKREELQHTVEALDSSKNPDIIAKITNYLWDVHESVMDSPLREHLAPDGKYELVAIIHNPDGLREQEQLVQSADELTRRETQREDGIVSKLLSLKTFDGGMVANMLHNHQMMQEIIEKLLGVHNQSQSQTSMEIPTATRYDWNQIKDQMERNGVTRESLEKSGNLDNLLNGRRTETLQLSRRDEQGAETPVSGRLYIAEVPGKGPVVYLSPERQELKLPVSYQGHVFSKQDQENLLKNGEMGRVVTLKDKITQEPYQAFIGVDPANKSLTVMRQERFTPPTKLLGVELSPDQREALRNHQVVRVRNMVGDDQKPFTADVQINVNKRSFAFKRVNEQDEKIKAANQKDVKQASPKTRKKVDPNLKPEQATPAKQSKKQVQPAGAGKDADTKQAVSVAAKNGQQRITVDKSTNSPSLTITNPTKGQQAGKKETQTMVNGTAVQKQDTPKKKKGPKL, translated from the coding sequence ATGGAATCTACTTCAACTAATAATCCTGATACCCAAAATAGGCACTATCAGTTAAACAGTCATGATTTGAAGCAATTTGCTGCGAAGGGTATCGTCCCGGCACCAGTGTATAAAGCGTACAAAGAAAACGGTAGGAAGCTGTTGCCCGAGCATAGGACGCCCTTAGTTAATGAAATAGTTTCTAGATATTTAAAAGGAAATACAAGTTTCTCTACGCCCGAATTTGCCGATATTCTAATAAATGATCTTGACACGAAGCGCCTTGTTGAAAGCCAATATAAGAATGCCCAAAACTCCGTCCCTCCAGTAAGTACCGACCTTGGACAACCTGGCCAACCCGTAAAAAATGAGATCGATTCAGGGACTAAAGCCCAGCCAACTTCTGAAGTTATTAGTTCGCAGGCTCCTCAAAGGGAAGAAGTTGTCCAACCCAGTTATCAACCCATTGGGTTTACTGTTGGTGCTACCGAGCGTGCTGACCAGTTGTCGGATGCGGACTCAAAGTATGGACAGACTGTTGAATTTCGCTTTAATCCGGTATCTCACGAGACTCCCTTAAATCAACCAGGCGGATCGGATACCGAGGCTTTGAAGGTATACGAACAGATTGAAGCGACCCTGTACGAGTTGTTGCTACCTCCTGAAGCCGAAGAGATACGGCAGTTTTTACGCAATGACGGGTATTTGTCCAATGAGGAAATTTTCAAGGCGTTGTACGATGCCGGTTTGAAACGGGAGGAACTGCAGCATACGGTAGAAGCGCTGGATTCATCAAAAAACCCGGATATCATCGCCAAAATCACCAATTACCTGTGGGACGTCCACGAGTCCGTGATGGACAGCCCCTTGCGCGAGCATTTAGCCCCGGATGGTAAATATGAGCTGGTTGCCATTATTCATAATCCGGATGGCCTCCGCGAGCAGGAACAGCTTGTCCAGAGTGCTGATGAACTTACGCGTCGTGAAACGCAACGGGAAGACGGTATTGTGTCTAAACTGCTCTCACTGAAAACGTTCGATGGAGGGATGGTAGCTAATATGCTCCACAACCACCAGATGATGCAGGAAATCATTGAAAAACTTTTAGGTGTACATAATCAATCTCAATCACAAACAAGTATGGAAATTCCAACCGCTACAAGGTATGACTGGAATCAGATTAAAGATCAGATGGAGAGGAACGGAGTTACTCGGGAAAGCCTGGAAAAATCGGGTAATCTTGATAACCTGTTGAATGGACGGCGGACTGAAACGCTGCAACTGAGTCGGCGTGATGAACAAGGCGCTGAAACGCCGGTTTCAGGTCGACTCTACATTGCTGAAGTCCCCGGTAAAGGGCCAGTCGTATACCTCTCACCGGAACGGCAGGAGCTGAAACTGCCAGTCAGCTATCAGGGCCATGTATTCTCCAAACAGGATCAGGAGAATTTGTTGAAGAATGGCGAAATGGGACGTGTCGTCACACTGAAAGACAAGATTACCCAGGAACCCTATCAGGCGTTTATTGGTGTGGACCCGGCCAACAAATCCCTGACGGTGATGAGACAGGAACGGTTTACGCCCCCAACCAAGCTGCTGGGAGTAGAACTCAGCCCAGATCAACGCGAGGCCCTGCGTAATCACCAGGTGGTACGCGTCCGCAATATGGTTGGCGATGATCAAAAGCCCTTTACGGCCGATGTGCAGATTAACGTCAATAAACGAAGCTTTGCCTTTAAACGCGTCAATGAACAGGACGAAAAAATTAAAGCGGCAAATCAAAAAGACGTAAAGCAGGCCAGCCCTAAAACCAGAAAGAAGGTAGATCCCAACCTTAAGCCTGAGCAGGCGACTCCAGCCAAGCAATCAAAAAAGCAAGTCCAGCCGGCGGGAGCAGGCAAAGATGCCGATACCAAGCAAGCTGTTAGTGTAGCGGCTAAAAATGGTCAACAGCGCATTACAGTGGATAAATCAACCAATAGTCCTTCGCTTACGATAACTAATCCCACGAAAGGGCAGCAGGCTGGAAAAAAAGAAACCCAGACGATGGTCAATGGCACGGCTGTTCAAAAGCAGGACACACCTAAAAAGAAAAAAGGTCCAAAATTATAG
- a CDS encoding DUF3945 domain-containing protein has translation MSATRTPGPLVDYAVDRVNLNSIVGKRYQMDLFKNMICDKFQVINNSVDPQTAQQLEKLLAGKQTDVVILNDGSTAKLVILNTPDKGPRIHQMDVRAELILGKTYLGHTFTEQDKQYLHKYGDMGRTAQLIDPNGGQPLKALIGVDQETKRLRLLNIDTFRMPDEILGKKLTPIQKLMLLEGKALRLDNMDYKGTKFSAYTRLSAAKSGFKYNKIQTQQNNLPLASLPSQVQSVSSPAPQPSNQKLTPASQSKESSSSTRHSNVTANTQTDTGDKPKPDVKKSKVKLRR, from the coding sequence ATGAGCGCCACTCGTACACCGGGCCCATTGGTCGACTACGCCGTCGATCGGGTAAATCTGAATTCCATCGTTGGCAAACGCTATCAGATGGATTTATTTAAAAATATGATCTGCGATAAGTTTCAGGTAATTAATAATTCAGTTGACCCGCAAACGGCCCAACAACTGGAAAAACTGCTGGCTGGAAAGCAAACCGATGTAGTGATACTTAACGATGGATCAACCGCTAAACTGGTAATACTCAATACGCCGGATAAAGGTCCTAGAATCCATCAGATGGATGTACGAGCGGAACTAATCCTGGGTAAGACATACCTGGGGCATACCTTCACCGAACAGGATAAACAGTATTTACATAAGTACGGTGATATGGGCCGTACCGCTCAACTCATTGATCCGAATGGGGGGCAACCCTTGAAGGCTTTGATTGGTGTCGATCAGGAAACCAAGCGGTTGAGGCTCCTTAACATCGATACGTTTAGAATGCCGGATGAAATCCTGGGTAAAAAATTAACCCCAATTCAGAAATTGATGCTACTGGAGGGGAAAGCTTTACGGTTAGATAACATGGACTATAAGGGAACAAAATTCTCAGCGTATACCCGCCTATCGGCGGCCAAAAGTGGGTTCAAATACAATAAGATTCAGACCCAGCAAAATAATCTACCACTGGCTAGCCTGCCATCTCAAGTCCAGTCGGTAAGCTCACCAGCCCCCCAGCCCTCGAACCAGAAGCTGACGCCAGCTTCCCAATCTAAAGAGTCATCCTCATCAACTCGCCATTCGAACGTTACTGCCAATACCCAAACGGATACTGGTGACAAACCAAAGCCAGACGTCAAAAAGTCAAAAGTCAAACTTCGTCGCTAA
- a CDS encoding M23 family metallopeptidase, whose amino-acid sequence MKNIFRFIISIALTGAFHSAAGQVMFSRPVRQSIQLGDSDSLMTGRATKPTQSDKASFVVTFMGQSIYPVTEKAAMPPVTAPSHFKAVNIKSLSQSDSLVVLLLEDSLSKIRTQLRNFTTPKSLSPDNLLRTIPSILPIRIRSWSDYRVSSGFGLRYHPVRGTVHNHAGIDLPQAKYSPVYATADGIVDRVVWQPDGMGLAIYIKHASGYLTGYGHLEDHSVLVGESITRGQVIGHIGETGMTTGPHLHYSVLWGNEPVDPTEYCFLLMKRLQAATLTTTPLTQQRKYVGKVRLASTGFKPKNAPRSLIKAEFIEPLKPVTMPRSSSLMALGLGKRILTVGR is encoded by the coding sequence ATGAAAAATATTTTTCGATTTATTATTTCAATAGCATTGACCGGCGCTTTCCACTCAGCCGCTGGTCAGGTCATGTTCAGTAGACCCGTGCGCCAATCTATCCAGCTTGGGGACTCAGATAGTCTAATGACTGGTCGAGCGACTAAGCCTACTCAATCCGATAAAGCCTCTTTTGTGGTGACCTTTATGGGCCAATCGATATACCCAGTCACGGAAAAAGCAGCCATGCCACCAGTGACGGCACCATCTCATTTTAAAGCCGTCAACATCAAAAGTCTGAGCCAATCAGACTCTTTGGTAGTCCTGTTACTGGAGGATTCACTAAGTAAAATCCGGACTCAATTGCGAAACTTCACAACCCCTAAATCACTGTCGCCCGACAACTTATTACGGACCATCCCATCGATCTTACCCATTCGTATTCGCTCCTGGTCAGATTATAGAGTTAGTAGTGGTTTTGGGCTTCGGTACCATCCCGTGCGGGGCACTGTTCATAATCACGCCGGGATAGATTTACCCCAAGCAAAGTATTCACCGGTTTATGCTACTGCGGATGGTATTGTCGACAGGGTGGTTTGGCAACCGGATGGCATGGGTTTAGCCATCTATATTAAACATGCCTCTGGCTACTTAACGGGCTATGGCCATTTAGAAGACCATTCGGTTCTTGTGGGTGAGTCGATCACTCGGGGGCAGGTTATTGGCCATATCGGAGAAACAGGCATGACGACAGGGCCCCACTTACATTACAGTGTACTTTGGGGAAATGAACCGGTTGATCCAACTGAATATTGTTTTCTCTTAATGAAGAGGTTACAGGCAGCTACGCTGACAACAACTCCCCTCACTCAGCAACGGAAATATGTAGGGAAAGTACGCCTGGCTAGTACGGGCTTCAAACCCAAAAACGCTCCCAGAAGCCTAATTAAGGCCGAGTTTATCGAACCTCTAAAACCAGTAACCATGCCGCGCTCTTCCAGCTTAATGGCCTTGGGTTTGGGCAAACGAATCCTAACCGTTGGACGGTAA